A DNA window from Sylvia atricapilla isolate bSylAtr1 chromosome 6, bSylAtr1.pri, whole genome shotgun sequence contains the following coding sequences:
- the LOC136362087 gene encoding mas-related G-protein coupled receptor member H-like: MEVTTVSPSPASPSEGDDLCETDVTNVAIHSVTLLISLCGLVGNGAVLRLLSLEDRNSGIFYLASVDFLFLVFTVPAALLFLVEDVSCSPVVPLLYVSFLFQLSVVSYYWVLFQLTNFYRIMLVFQRCCHCKLPKRLWWFIVGVESWAFFTLITVIPAVTNLCPSHQQEHCQAALISGYAIILLLFVAPMVISSTINFIMDKWGSKKQRPKRHDTIISIIFFFILLLSLCNLLQQLGYIVVSSEVLFLLNCIHSSIRPFIYFLAGGFPRPCSLGSLRLSLQRVFDEQNEEAAHSSDARKGTRV; encoded by the coding sequence ATGGAGGTCACCACTGTGTCCCCATCTCCTGCCTCACCCTCTGAAGGGGACGATCTGTGTGAGACAGATGTCACCAACGTGGCCATACACAGTGTGACACTGCTCATCAGCCTCTGTGGGCTGGTTGGGAATGGGGCTGTCCTCCGCCTCCTCAGCCTGGAAGACCGTAACAGTGGCATCTTTTACCTGGCTTCTGTTGACTTCCTCTTCCTGGTATTCACAGTCCCTGCCGCCCTCCTGTTCCTGGTGGAGGACgtgtcctgctctcctgtcGTGCCCCTGCTGTATGTGAgcttccttttccagctctcagtGGTCTCCTATTACTGGGTGCTCTTCCAGCTGACGAACTTCTACCGTATAATGTTAGTGTTTCAGCGCTGCTGCCACTGCAAACTTCCCAAGCGCCTGTGGTGGTTTATTGTCGGTGTCGAATCCTGGGCCTTCTTTACTCTCATCACTGTCATTCCTGCAGTGACAAACCTGTGCCCATCACACCAGCAGGAGCACTGCCAGGCAGCTCTCATCTCGGGGTATGCCATCATCCTGCTCCTCTTTGTTGCACCCATGGTCATTTCCAGCACAATCAACTTCATTATGGACAAGTGGGGCTCTAAGAAGCAGCGACCCAAAAGGCACGACACCATTATCTccatcattttcttcttcattctcCTTCTCAGCCTCTGTaatttgctgcagcagcttggCTACATCGTTGTGTCTTCTGAGGTTTTGTTCCTGCTCAACTGCATCCACAGCTCCATCAGACCCTTCATCTACTTCCTGGCAGGAGGGTTCCCGaggccctgctccctggggtcCCTCCGGCTCTCCCTCCAGAGGGTCTTTGATGAGCAGAATGAAGaagctgcccacagcagtgaTGCCCGCAAGGGCACAAGGGTCTGA